Proteins from a single region of Tumebacillus amylolyticus:
- a CDS encoding MFS transporter, translating to MSLQPGTLAHHNVRLFFWATLFGSINFLEPVMSLFYLGHGLSTAGIYYATLCWCVTVALSEVPTGTFADRFGPKASFFVGCVVNVCSKVCLLLLLLTDGSIWWFYAYNVLNGLSATFFSGADEALIYDSLKESGEEDKMDIAMGKIYSSTMYVSMAASLVGAFVVRDLADWQFAIIVGGGVLATLLQLVFLGGIKNPSVVEKFRENPYVHVRNGLENLRRSPRLVRLFVNTTVVFVPTFVVFGKLEQPYLTGNGLPISWLGVVYASVALGGLLVTRNIGRITAKFSRVGILYVSGVLMAAMLFASASFPETPVLAFATFYVLRFLKTIRMPISSHLHNELIPSGSRATTLSLLSIADSMFDVLFLTTFAGLAGLGYTAVFIGCGFAALVGTLIPIHKK from the coding sequence ATGAGTTTACAACCAGGTACTTTGGCGCACCACAATGTGCGTTTGTTTTTCTGGGCGACGCTGTTTGGCTCGATCAATTTTTTGGAGCCGGTCATGTCGCTGTTCTATTTGGGACACGGACTTTCGACAGCCGGCATCTATTACGCGACGCTGTGTTGGTGTGTGACGGTAGCGCTTTCAGAAGTGCCGACGGGCACGTTTGCGGATCGTTTTGGTCCGAAAGCTTCGTTTTTCGTCGGATGTGTCGTCAATGTATGCAGCAAGGTCTGTCTGTTGCTCCTGTTGCTTACGGACGGCAGCATCTGGTGGTTCTATGCGTACAATGTTTTGAACGGCCTGTCCGCGACGTTTTTCTCCGGGGCGGATGAAGCGCTGATCTACGACTCGCTCAAGGAAAGCGGCGAAGAGGACAAAATGGACATCGCCATGGGCAAGATCTATTCGTCGACTATGTACGTCTCGATGGCTGCGAGCCTCGTCGGTGCGTTTGTCGTGCGCGACCTCGCCGATTGGCAATTTGCGATCATCGTGGGTGGGGGAGTGCTGGCAACGCTTCTTCAACTGGTGTTCCTCGGCGGGATCAAGAACCCGTCCGTCGTCGAGAAGTTCCGTGAGAATCCGTACGTCCATGTGCGTAACGGTCTGGAAAACTTGCGCAGGTCGCCCCGCCTCGTGCGGTTGTTCGTGAACACCACTGTGGTGTTCGTTCCAACTTTTGTGGTGTTTGGCAAATTGGAGCAACCGTACCTGACCGGGAACGGCTTGCCGATCTCGTGGCTTGGCGTCGTCTATGCTTCCGTCGCGCTCGGGGGTCTGTTGGTGACGCGGAACATCGGGCGAATCACGGCGAAGTTTTCGCGGGTGGGCATTCTCTATGTGAGCGGCGTCCTCATGGCGGCGATGCTGTTTGCGTCGGCGTCGTTCCCGGAGACTCCGGTGCTGGCGTTTGCAACGTTCTACGTGTTGCGATTCTTGAAGACGATTCGTATGCCGATTTCTTCGCATCTGCACAACGAACTGATCCCGTCCGGCTCCCGGGCGACCACGCTGTCGCTCCTCTCGATTGCCGATTCGATGTTCGATGTGCTGTTCCTGACGACATTCGCCGGACTTGCAGGACTCGGATATACGGCGGTGTTCATCGGGTGCGGGTTCGCCGCTTTGGTCGGAACCCTGATTCCCATTCACAAAAAATAG